From one Eucalyptus grandis isolate ANBG69807.140 chromosome 9, ASM1654582v1, whole genome shotgun sequence genomic stretch:
- the LOC104415145 gene encoding inositol 4-methyltransferase, whose product MADNQEREGRDQEEEVWKLAAQLVGAVMLPMTLKSALELGIIDALISAGGFLSPAEIARRVGAKNPRAPVLVDRMMSLLASHSVIEWRLRRGDGDGDGGEREYGPGPVCRFFAKDEEGGAIGPLFLLTYDKVFMESWYHLNDVIMEGGVPFERAYGMTAFEYPAIDDRFNQVFNRAMVSHTSLIMKKILDVYRGFEGIEVLVDVGGGVGFNLNMITSKHPHIKGINFDLPHVLADAPSYPGVEHVGGDMFESVPRGDAIFMKWILHDWSDEHCSKLLKNCFEALPTNGKVILVEAILPVVPERNVSSNIVFQQDLFMLAQNPGGKERTLKEYEALAVQAGFTGCEVKCCAYDSWVVEFPKTAGH is encoded by the exons ATGGCCGACAACCAAGAACGCGAAGGGCGCGATCAAGAAGAGGAAGTTTGGAAGCTGGCGGCCCAGCTGGTCGGCGCGGTGATGCTTCCGATGACCCTCAAGTCGGCCCTCGAGCTCGGCATCATCGACGCCCTCATCTCTGCCGGTGGGTTCCTCTCGCCCGCCGAGATAGCGAGAAGGGTCGGCGCCAAGAACCCGAGGGCCCCGGTCCTGGTGGACCGGATGATGAGCCTCCTGGCGAGCCACAGCGTGATCGAGTGGCGGTTGAGGAggggcgacggcgacggagatggaggggagagagagtacGGTCCGGGACCCGTGTGCAGGTTCTTTGCCAAGGACGAAGAAGGAGGAGCTATTGGTCCTCTGTTTCTGCTAACTTACGACAAGGTCTTCATGGAGAGTtg GTACCACTTGAACGATGTCATCATGGAAGGAGGGGTTCCATTCGAGAGGGCATACGGGATGACGGCGTTCGAGTATCCTGCCATTGACGATAGGTTCAATCAAGTTTTCAACCGGGCCATGGTGAGTCATACTTCCCTCATCATGAAGAAAATACTCGATGTCTACAGAGGGTTTGAAGGCATCGAAGTGCTGGTCGATGTGGGAGGCGGAGTCGGGTTCAATCTCAACATGATCACCTCCAAGCATCCCCACATCAAGGGCATCAACTTCGACTTGCCTCACGTCTTGGCCGATGCTCCTTCTTATCCAG GTGTCGAGCATGTTGGTGGAGATATGTTTGAGAGTGTCCCTAGAGGAGATGCCATTTTCATGAAG TGGATACTCCACGATTGGAGTGATGAGCATTGCTCGAAACTTCTAAAGAACTGTTTTGAGGCTTTGCCTACCAATGGGAAGGTGATCCTCGTCGAGGCGATTCTCCCCGTGGTTCCAGAGAGAAATGTCTCTTCGAACATTGTGTTCCAGCAAGACCTCTTCATGTTGGCTCAAAATCCCGGTGGTAAAGAGAGGACGCTGAAGGAGTATGAGGCCCTGGCGGTGCAGGCAGGATTCACCGGCTGTGAAGTCAAGTGCTGCGCTTACGATAGCTGGGTGGTGGAGTTCCCCAAAACGGCGGGTCATTAA